In one Silene latifolia isolate original U9 population chromosome 10, ASM4854445v1, whole genome shotgun sequence genomic region, the following are encoded:
- the LOC141605914 gene encoding WEB family protein At3g02930, chloroplastic-like, which produces MASKTKTGLFQTPVSKSSSTTSRSKLGSSASLKSDAASASSTNSRFSFDGGSPRPVTSSRPVSRSSPRVSTPDKPQPRINKPSELQAQLQAAQDDLKKAKDKLALSEKEKGQALNDLKETKKIADEANEKLQQALVAQKRAEESSEIENFRAVELEQAAIDASQKKEEEWKKELESLRSQLLSSEDKASFLNAKEELQKVKQELALVIETKNQALSHADDATKIAEIHAEKVEFLSSELVRLKDLLELKAKDEHFENGMVVELRQELENAKSFEQELIEKEKTYEKNLVDMKSEMESLREELGKAMACQEDLVQKGKSYEKTVADMTVELASRDQDLGKAKICEKSYEKTIEELKSNLDSLRQDLEKAKASEQDLVDREKSHDIIVTELKSEIEFVKQELEKAKGLEVKLAEKEASLEQTGIELEEGKSMVEEMIEREKLNEEIMREMELELHSLKQELQVSKGFRERLTQMEDSYELMNVELEAARMAESYALNSLDEWKKKSEELEYKLVETTRLERSASESLESVMKKLEGNSDVLHKAECEVDALKEKVSLLEISLRNRKEDLEESESRVRKAKDEVNEAEMVIESMRSELETVKEEKAQALEHERMAASSVQDLLEEKNTLLNEVQRLKEEEERSKMAMESLACALHEVSSEAREAKERLVSSQAEHENFETQIEHLQLVVKGTSEKYEAMLEDSRREIDCLTSTVEQSKLELDVQMEDLKVVLKASNDKYESMLDQAKQEIDHLTETLEKSKLEHENEKTEWEAKEMRITEKLESSYEESKAEWEQKELQLVNGLKRSEEEKSSLEKEITRLVNLLREAEQKAEESGSLKEALEKANTNCLELKETLHFKENEVENITRENEKLRATEDTNVSKIDELTKLLEEAQTGHQSNENGGISDSDKDYDLLPKVVGFSEENGPHREKELHTFLTGIVYPEEVNGKSMKSENKEEVKVEIPESEGQMWESYKVDREFSTEEGSLDDEVESKADNAESLDPNRNASENGSNSDSKQQKKKKPLYRKFGNLLKKGVSSPK; this is translated from the exons GACCGGGTTATTTCAGACTCCTGTCAGCAAATCTTCATCTACTACATCTAGGAGCAAATTAGGAAGTTCAGCATCACTGAAGTCAGATGCTGCTTCGGCTTCTTCTACTAATTCACGATTTTCGTTTGATGGGGGGTCTCCAAGGCCCGTTACTTCAAGTAGGCCAGTTAGTCGATCTTCTCCTCGGGTGTCTACACCAGAT AAACCACAACCACGGATAAATAAGCCGTCAGAGCTGCAGGCCCAGTTACAAGCTGCACAGGATGATTTGAAGAAAGCGAAAGATAAGTTGGCTTTGTCTGAAAAAGAAAAGGGTCAGGCATTAAATGATTTGAAAGAGACTAAGAAAATAGCTGATGAAGCCAATGAGAAACTCCAGCAGGCTTTGGTGGCTCAAAAGCGGGCCGAAGAGTCTTCCGAGATCGAGAATTTCCGGGCTGTCGAATTGGAACAAGCCGCGATTGATGCTTCtcaaaagaaagaagaggagtGGAAAAAAGAGCTAGAATCTTTGAGGAGTCAACTGCTCTCCTCAGAAGATAAGGCTAGTTTTCTGAATGCTAAGGAAGAGCTCCAAAAAGTCAAACAAGAGCTAGCCTTGGTTATTGAGACCAAGAACCAGGCTCTCTCCCATGCCGATGATGCCACCAAAATTGCTGAGATTCATGCGGAGAAGGTCGAGTTCCTCTCTTCCGAGCTTGTGAGATTGAAGGACTTGCTTGAGTTGAAGGCCAAGGATGAACATTTTGAAAACGGGATGGTTGTGGAATTGAGGCAAGAGCTTGAAAACGCAAAAAGTTTTGAGCAAGAGCTTATCGAGAAGGAAAAAACTTATGAGAAGAACTTGGTGGATATGAAATCAGAAATGGAATCACTCAGAGAAGAGCTTGGTAAGGCAATGGCATGTCAAGAGGACTTGGTTCAGAAGGGGAAGTCATATGAGAAGACTGTGGCCGATATGACCGTGGAATTGGCTTCACGGGATCAGGATCTTGGGAAGGCAAAGATTTGTGAGAAGTCTTATGAGAAGACTATAGAAGAACTTAAATCAAATTTGGATTCTCTGCGACAAGATCTTGAGAAGGCAAAGGCCTCAGAACAAGATTTGGTTGACAGAGAGAAGTCTCACGACATTATTGTCACTGAACTAAAGTCAGAGATTGAGTTTGTAAAACAAGAGCTTGAAAAGGCTAAAGGGTTGGAGGTTAAGTTGGCTGAGAAGGAGGCTTCATTGGAGCAGACTGGCATTGAGCTAGAGGAGGGTAAGAGTATGGTGGAGGAGATGATTGAAAGAGAGAAGTTAAACGAGGAAATTATGAGAGAGATGGAATTAGAGTTGCATTCTCTGAAGCAAGAACTACAAGTTTCGAAGGGCTTCCGAGAGAGATTGACCCAGATGGAAGATTCATATGAATTGATGAATGTTGAATTAGAGGCAGCAAGGATGGCTGAATCTTATGCTTTGAATTCACTGGATGAGTGGAAGAAGAAGTCCGAAGAGTTGGAGTACAAGCTGGTGGAAACAACTCGATTGGAAAGATCTGCATCGGAATCATTGGAGTCAGTTATGAAAAAATTGGAGGGAAATAGTGACGTACTTCACAAGGCGGAATGTGAAGTTGATGCTCTTAAAGAGAAGGTGTCCTTGTTAGAAATATCACTCAGGAACCGGAAAGAAGATTTGGAGGAATCAGAAAGTCGTGTTAGGAAAGCAAAAGATGAGGTTAACGAAGCAGAAATGGTGATTGAATCAATGAGGTCTGAACTCGAGACCGTGAAGGAGGAGAAGGCACAAGCTTTGGAGCATGAGAGGATGGCGGCTTCTAGTGTTCAAGATCTCCTAGAGGAAAAGAACACTCTCTTAAACGAGGTGCAAAGGTTAAAAGAAGAAGAGGAGAGGAGCAAGATGGCTATGGAGAGCCTGGCATGTGCTTTGCATGAAGTTTCCAGTGAAGCGAGGGAGGCCAAGGAAAGGTTGGTATCGAGTCAAGCCGAGCATGAAAATTTCGAGACTCAGATAGAACATCTTCAATTGGTTGTAAAGGGAACAAGTGAAAAGTATGAGGCCATGCTTGAAGATTCAAGGCGCGAGATTGATTGTTTGACTAGCACGGTTGAACAATCTAAATTGGAGTTGGATGTTCAAATGGAAGATTTGAAGGTGGTCTTGAAGGCATCAAATGACAAGTATGAGAGCATGCTTGATCaggcaaagcaggaaattgatcATCTCACTGAAACATTAGAAAAATCCAAGTTGgagcatgaaaacgaaaaaaCGGAGTGGGAGGCCAAAGAAATGAGGATAACTGAGAAGTTAGAGTCTAGTTACGAGGAGTCCAAGGCCGAATGGGAACAAAAGGAGTTACAACTTGTGAATGGTCTCAAAAGATCTGAAGAAGAGAAATCTTCCTTGGAGAAAGAAATTACGAGGTTAGTGAACTTGCTTAGGGAGGCAGAACAAAAAGCAGAAGAGTCGGGCTCTTTAAAGGAAGCACTTGAAAAAGCCAATACTAATTGCTTGGAGTTGAAGGAAACTTTACACTTCAAAGAAAATGAAGTCGAGAACATCACCAGAGAAAATGAGAAGTTACGGGCCACTGAAGATACAAATGTGTCGAAAATTGATGAACTTACCAAATTACTTGAAGAAGCACAAACCGGTCACCAAAGCAACGAGAATGGTGGAATTTCAGACAGTGATAAAGACTACGACTTGCTTCCTAAAGTGGTAGGATTTTCTGAAGAAAATGGACCCCACCGAGAAAAGGAACTGCATACATTTCTGACAGGTATTGTTTATCCGGAAGAAGTTAATGGGAAATCTATGAAATCTGAGAACAAAGAGGAGGTAAAAGTTGAGATTCCGGAATCTGAAGGGCAAATGTGGGAAAGCTATAAAGTTGACAGAGAATTTTCTACAGAAGAGGGTTCATTGGATGACGAAGTTGAATCCAAGGCAGATAATGCTGAGAGCCTAGATCCGAACAGAAATGCATCTGAAAACGGGTCCAACTCCGACTCTAAGCagcaaaagaagaagaaaccattGTACCGGAAGTTCGGAAATTTACTAAAGAAGGGGGTTAGCAGCCCCAAGTAG